In Mucilaginibacter celer, one DNA window encodes the following:
- a CDS encoding YXWGXW repeat-containing protein, which translates to MKTIAKLGIVLALTGSLFASCSSQAYVTEQPVEPVYERPVAPYPNAVWVPGEWVWRGNHYVYRRGFYARPRYNRVYVQGHWQPTNRGYVWVRGYWR; encoded by the coding sequence ATGAAAACCATAGCTAAATTAGGAATAGTACTTGCCTTAACAGGCTCATTGTTTGCATCGTGCTCAAGCCAGGCTTACGTAACCGAACAACCGGTTGAACCTGTCTACGAACGCCCCGTAGCTCCATATCCCAACGCCGTTTGGGTGCCCGGCGAATGGGTTTGGCGCGGAAACCATTATGTATATCGCAGAGGCTTTTATGCAAGGCCCCGCTATAACAGGGTATATGTACAAGGCCATTGGCAGCCAACCAATCGCGGTTATGTTTGGGTGAGAGGTTATTGGAGATAA
- the bioD gene encoding dethiobiotin synthase: protein MLDKQPIFVTGIGTGVGKTIISAILTEKLKADYWKPIQSGDLDKSDTLTVKSLISNSETHFFPEAYALTQPFSPHKSAALDKVTIDLEKIVLPQTEKQLIIEGAGGLMVPLNNNFLIIDLIKQLNARVVLVSRHYLGSINHTLLSIHALKKYGIPVMGIVFNGPKDIYSKSYILEYSELNDLGQVPDYKTIDKKAIKEAGKLITL from the coding sequence ATGCTCGATAAGCAACCTATTTTTGTTACCGGTATTGGCACCGGTGTAGGTAAAACGATAATTTCGGCAATTTTAACCGAGAAATTAAAAGCCGACTACTGGAAGCCCATCCAATCGGGCGATCTGGACAAAAGCGATACGCTTACCGTTAAAAGCCTCATTTCAAACAGCGAAACACATTTTTTTCCCGAGGCTTATGCGCTTACGCAGCCGTTTTCGCCCCACAAATCGGCAGCGCTGGATAAAGTAACCATCGATCTGGAAAAAATAGTACTCCCCCAAACCGAAAAACAACTGATAATTGAAGGTGCCGGCGGCCTGATGGTACCCCTGAATAATAATTTTTTAATTATCGATTTGATTAAACAGTTAAATGCGCGTGTGGTGCTGGTAAGCAGGCATTACCTGGGCAGTATTAACCATACCCTGCTTTCTATACATGCCCTTAAAAAGTACGGCATCCCGGTTATGGGGATAGTTTTTAACGGGCCGAAGGATATTTACTCCAAAAGCTATATCCTCGAATACTCGGAACTGAATGATCTGGGCCAGGTTCCCGATTACAAAACCATCGACAAAAAAGCCATTAAGGAAGCCGGCAAGTTGATTACCTTGTAA
- a CDS encoding TonB-dependent receptor plug domain-containing protein — translation MKFFFPLALIITIPAAVFAQQDTTRKDSTKQLKEVVVTGTRTAKNLQQVPIPITRITSEEIKKRGLVRLNEVLSEQTGINILDDPHGQGIQIQGFDPAYTLILIDGLPLIGRSTGILELSRITTNNIDRIEIVKGPTSSLYGSEAMAGVVNIITAEPAKGFSGGVAGRYGTNKNADVSLNSAYKTNKFYISGFANRYSSAGYSLQPASGIPTVSPFYGYTLNGKSAYRFDDNTSLKLSVRYYTNNQDSRFTVEDNRFASGKGTEKDFNIAPVLTHRFSKKDVSVLQLYRSVYKTNSDIRYEDNNAVYDQTFFNQTFNRGEIQNDYAIQDNLKLTAGAGAQYETVEATRYTKQQSFTSGYGYFQADWLPVKKLDLIAGGRFDAHSVYKSQFSPKLAASYALSDKFTVLASAGKGYKAPDFRQLYLNFTNAEVGYSVFGYEEAQAGINRLKQAGQIETVLIDPSTLKRLNAESSTAFNFGFRYKPAGKLYWTANLFRNNINNLIETAAIALKTNGQSVFSYFNLNKVYTQGVETDLTYQLFNPLQIGGGMQYLEAYDQDVLDQIKAGKVFTKDPETNLTKTLKRSDYGGLLGRSKYTYNIRLNYNDEKTGLNTSVRAIYRGRYGYKDSDGNGIVNRDDEYTNGYMLINASVSKLFLKDALRLQITAQNLFNHKDPQVILNLPGRLINAGLAYNFNKQ, via the coding sequence ATGAAATTTTTCTTTCCTCTCGCACTCATCATAACCATACCGGCCGCTGTATTTGCACAGCAGGATACCACGAGGAAGGATAGCACCAAACAGTTAAAAGAGGTAGTGGTAACAGGAACCCGTACTGCCAAAAACCTGCAGCAGGTACCCATCCCCATAACCCGCATCACATCCGAAGAAATAAAAAAACGCGGCTTGGTACGCCTCAATGAAGTTTTATCCGAGCAAACGGGCATCAATATTTTAGATGATCCGCACGGGCAGGGCATCCAGATCCAGGGTTTTGATCCGGCTTATACCCTCATCCTGATAGACGGTTTGCCGCTGATTGGCCGCAGCACAGGCATCCTGGAACTGTCACGGATCACCACCAATAATATCGACAGGATAGAAATAGTAAAAGGCCCTACATCTTCCCTTTATGGCTCGGAGGCAATGGCCGGCGTAGTGAACATCATCACCGCCGAGCCTGCCAAAGGCTTTTCGGGCGGTGTAGCCGGCAGGTACGGCACCAATAAAAATGCCGATGTATCGCTAAATTCTGCCTACAAAACCAATAAGTTTTATATCAGCGGCTTTGCCAACAGGTACAGCAGCGCGGGCTACAGTTTGCAGCCCGCATCGGGTATCCCAACGGTATCACCTTTTTATGGCTATACTTTAAATGGCAAATCGGCCTATCGCTTTGATGATAACACCAGTTTGAAGTTATCCGTACGATATTATACCAACAACCAGGATAGCCGCTTTACCGTTGAGGATAATCGTTTTGCATCCGGCAAAGGCACCGAAAAGGATTTTAACATTGCCCCGGTCCTCACGCATCGCTTCAGCAAAAAAGATGTATCGGTATTGCAGCTTTACCGCTCGGTTTACAAAACCAACTCCGATATCAGGTACGAGGACAACAATGCCGTTTACGATCAAACTTTTTTCAATCAAACCTTTAACCGTGGCGAAATTCAAAATGATTACGCTATTCAGGATAATTTGAAACTAACCGCCGGTGCCGGTGCCCAGTATGAAACTGTGGAGGCCACGCGCTATACCAAACAACAATCGTTCACGTCGGGCTACGGCTATTTCCAGGCCGATTGGCTGCCGGTTAAAAAACTGGATCTTATTGCCGGTGGCAGGTTTGATGCGCACAGCGTTTATAAATCGCAATTCAGCCCTAAGCTGGCTGCCAGTTATGCGCTTAGCGACAAGTTTACCGTACTGGCCTCGGCAGGTAAAGGTTACAAAGCGCCGGATTTCAGGCAGCTATACCTCAATTTTACCAATGCCGAGGTTGGCTACAGCGTATTTGGCTATGAAGAAGCCCAGGCCGGTATCAACCGCCTGAAACAAGCCGGCCAGATAGAAACCGTCCTGATCGACCCATCAACCCTTAAAAGATTAAACGCCGAAAGCTCAACCGCCTTTAACTTCGGGTTCAGATACAAACCCGCCGGTAAATTATACTGGACAGCCAACCTGTTTCGCAATAACATCAATAACCTGATCGAGACGGCTGCCATCGCCCTGAAAACTAACGGGCAATCGGTATTCTCCTACTTCAACCTCAATAAAGTTTACACGCAGGGTGTAGAAACCGATTTAACTTACCAGCTATTCAACCCCCTGCAAATTGGCGGCGGCATGCAATACCTTGAGGCTTACGATCAGGATGTGCTTGATCAGATTAAAGCCGGCAAGGTATTCACCAAAGATCCGGAAACCAATCTTACCAAAACTTTAAAACGGAGCGATTACGGAGGCTTACTTGGCCGTTCAAAATATACCTACAACATCAGGCTTAATTATAACGACGAAAAAACAGGTCTCAATACCTCGGTAAGGGCCATTTACCGCGGCAGATATGGCTATAAAGACAGCGATGGTAATGGCATAGTAAACCGCGATGACGAGTATACCAACGGCTACATGCTCATCAATGCCTCGGTATCCAAACTGTTTTTGAAGGATGCCCTGAGATTGCAGATCACGGCTCAAAACCTGTTTAACCATAAAGACCCACAGGTGATCCTGAACCTGCCCGGACGACTGATCAACGCCGGCCTGGCCTATAATTTTAACAAGCAATAA
- a CDS encoding HmuY family protein: MYKFKTLSLALCSAVILLASSCDKNNDDPTPEPSKLTTKTIADLNGTTGAVYFSLATGAQVTGADTASATKWDLKFKSTSIFVNGGTSGTGTAQAQVVSSTFETLTAAPTADYKTDATGAPAIAGWYTYTAETAPQHAILTVPGKILVIKTADGKYAKVEMISYYKGNPNTTTATFADLATRPASRYYTFRYAYQGDGTTSFK; this comes from the coding sequence ATGTACAAATTCAAAACTTTATCATTAGCCCTTTGCTCCGCAGTTATTTTATTGGCATCATCATGCGATAAAAACAATGACGACCCAACACCCGAGCCAAGCAAACTAACCACCAAAACCATTGCCGACCTGAACGGCACAACCGGTGCGGTATACTTTAGCCTGGCAACCGGCGCGCAGGTAACCGGTGCCGACACGGCTTCGGCCACCAAATGGGATCTGAAATTTAAATCGACCAGTATTTTTGTAAATGGCGGTACATCAGGCACCGGCACAGCCCAGGCCCAGGTGGTGAGCAGTACCTTCGAGACCCTGACCGCGGCCCCGACTGCCGATTATAAAACTGATGCAACCGGCGCTCCCGCTATTGCAGGCTGGTACACTTACACTGCCGAAACTGCCCCGCAGCATGCCATACTTACCGTGCCCGGTAAAATATTGGTTATCAAAACAGCCGATGGCAAATACGCCAAGGTTGAAATGATAAGCTACTACAAAGGCAATCCAAACACAACAACAGCAACATTTGCCGATTTGGCTACCCGCCCGGCATCACGTTACTATACCTTCCGCTACGCTTACCAGGGCGACGGAACCACGAGCTTCAAATAG
- a CDS encoding 3-hydroxyacyl-CoA dehydrogenase family protein: MKNITVIGSGTMGNGIAHTFAQHGFNVAVVDISDNALSKALQTIANNLDRQVKKGTIDEQAKADTLSRISVFTDLNDGAKNADLVIEAATENEEIKLKLFKQLSEICGENAILASNTSSISITKIASVTKKPGNVIGMHFMNPVPVMKLVEVIRGYATTDEVTATIMELSRTLGKEPVEVNDYPGFVANRVLMPMINEAVYTLYEGVAGVQEIDTVMKLGMAHPMGPLQLADFIGLDVCLAILKVLHDGFGNPKYAPCPLLVNMITAGHLGAKTGSGFYKYTPGSKELIVADKFAG; encoded by the coding sequence ATGAAAAATATTACCGTTATAGGTTCGGGCACTATGGGCAACGGCATAGCTCATACTTTTGCGCAACACGGCTTTAACGTAGCCGTTGTTGACATCAGCGACAACGCATTGAGTAAAGCCTTGCAAACCATTGCCAATAATTTAGACAGGCAGGTAAAAAAAGGGACTATTGATGAGCAAGCCAAAGCCGACACGCTAAGCCGCATCAGCGTATTTACCGATTTAAATGACGGTGCCAAAAATGCCGACCTGGTAATTGAAGCCGCAACCGAAAATGAGGAGATTAAACTGAAACTGTTTAAACAGCTAAGCGAAATCTGCGGCGAAAACGCTATCCTGGCATCCAACACCTCATCCATATCCATCACCAAAATAGCCTCGGTAACCAAAAAACCGGGCAATGTGATTGGCATGCACTTTATGAACCCTGTACCGGTAATGAAACTGGTAGAGGTGATTAGGGGATATGCCACCACCGATGAGGTTACCGCAACTATTATGGAGCTTTCGCGCACGCTGGGTAAAGAGCCTGTTGAGGTGAACGATTACCCCGGCTTTGTAGCCAACCGCGTTTTAATGCCGATGATAAACGAGGCTGTTTATACCTTGTACGAGGGCGTGGCCGGCGTGCAGGAAATTGATACCGTAATGAAACTGGGCATGGCCCACCCGATGGGACCATTGCAACTGGCCGATTTTATTGGCCTTGATGTTTGCCTGGCTATTTTAAAAGTATTGCACGATGGTTTTGGCAACCCTAAATACGCTCCATGTCCGCTATTGGTTAACATGATAACGGCAGGTCATTTAGGTGCTAAAACCGGCAGTGGTTTTTATAAATATACGCCGGGAAGCAAGGAACTGATAGTAGCTGATAAGTTTGCTGGTTAG
- a CDS encoding cupin domain-containing protein has product MKTQSAAYYIQTLNLLPHPEGGHYKETFRSGQEVSRVGAADVKQACTSIYYLLENNDFSGFHRIASDEIWYFHKGAPLLIHVIDLDGNLTSHELSDLDTGSFSVMVKAGLWFAAEIKTGEGFTLVSCAVAPGFDFSEFEMAKRDELVKKYPQHMDLLRRMCRE; this is encoded by the coding sequence ATGAAAACTCAATCTGCCGCATATTACATCCAAACGCTAAACCTCCTGCCTCATCCCGAGGGAGGGCACTACAAAGAAACTTTCCGGTCGGGGCAAGAGGTAAGCCGGGTTGGCGCAGCAGATGTTAAACAAGCCTGTACTTCAATTTATTATTTATTGGAGAATAATGATTTTTCGGGTTTTCATCGCATCGCCTCTGATGAGATCTGGTATTTTCATAAAGGCGCACCGCTGTTGATTCATGTAATCGATCTGGATGGTAATTTGACAAGTCATGAATTATCCGACCTGGATACCGGCAGCTTTTCGGTTATGGTGAAAGCCGGTTTATGGTTCGCCGCCGAAATTAAAACGGGAGAGGGCTTTACGTTGGTGAGCTGCGCCGTTGCACCTGGTTTTGATTTCAGCGAATTTGAGATGGCTAAGCGGGATGAATTGGTTAAGAAGTATCCGCAACATATGGATTTATTGAGACGGATGTGTCGGGAGTAG
- the argS gene encoding arginine--tRNA ligase, with translation MDFIIEAAVKAVKALYQTDIEPAAVSIQETRKEFEGQVTIVTFPFTKFSKKGPEQTGAEIGEYLKNELKEVAAFNVIKGFLNLSISDEYWIGRLYNTITADDFAEPKPNGQKVMVEYSSPNTNKPLHLGHIRNNLLGYSVAEILEADGYEVIKTNLVNDRGIHICKSMLAWQKLGNGETPESSGMKGDHLVGKYYVLFDKELREQLKPVLNEVYEKHDLSAFKENQKAKIEESLATIAKVKEKRAQTPETNTKLLGELDDKIAAEEDKIKEIAKNATPIMIETQQMLQKWEAGDEEVMNLWRTMNGWVYAGFAETYKQLGVDFDKYYYESNTYLLGKDIIEEGLEKGVFFKKEDNSVWIDLTSDGLDEKLVLRGDGTSVYITQDMGTAQLKYNDYHMDKSIYVVGNEQDYHFKVLFLILQKLGKVDGNGLFHLSYGMVDLPSGKMKSREGTVVDADDLMAEMEATAKQQTEEMGKVEAFSEQEKTELYHTIGMGALKYFLLKVDPKKRLLFDPNESVDFQGHTGPFIQYTHARIKSVLSRADYQPQSKPTVTELAGVERDLIVLLDKYPETVKEAAKGYSPAIIANYVYELAKTYNKFYHEKSILQAEDEDSKQFRLILSASSAKVISKGMKLLGIEVPERM, from the coding sequence ATGGATTTTATTATTGAAGCAGCCGTAAAAGCAGTTAAAGCATTATACCAAACTGATATCGAACCGGCTGCCGTTAGCATACAGGAAACCCGTAAGGAGTTTGAAGGCCAGGTAACTATCGTAACCTTTCCGTTTACAAAATTTTCAAAGAAAGGTCCGGAACAAACCGGTGCCGAAATAGGGGAGTACCTCAAAAACGAGCTGAAAGAAGTTGCCGCTTTCAATGTTATCAAAGGATTTTTGAATCTTTCTATCAGCGATGAATACTGGATTGGCCGGTTATATAATACCATTACTGCCGATGATTTTGCCGAACCAAAACCAAACGGGCAAAAGGTAATGGTTGAATATTCATCGCCAAATACCAACAAACCGTTGCACCTGGGCCATATCCGTAACAACCTGTTGGGTTATTCGGTAGCCGAAATTTTGGAGGCTGATGGTTACGAGGTGATTAAAACCAACCTGGTTAATGATCGCGGGATCCACATTTGTAAATCGATGCTGGCCTGGCAAAAATTGGGTAACGGCGAAACTCCTGAGTCATCGGGTATGAAAGGCGATCACCTGGTAGGTAAGTATTATGTGCTTTTTGATAAGGAACTGAGGGAGCAGCTTAAACCTGTGTTAAACGAGGTTTATGAAAAACATGATCTGTCGGCCTTTAAAGAAAATCAGAAGGCGAAAATAGAAGAATCATTAGCCACTATAGCCAAAGTAAAGGAAAAGCGTGCTCAAACACCCGAAACCAATACAAAATTGCTTGGCGAACTGGATGATAAAATTGCTGCGGAAGAAGATAAAATTAAGGAGATAGCCAAAAATGCTACGCCTATCATGATTGAAACCCAGCAAATGCTGCAAAAATGGGAAGCCGGCGACGAGGAGGTGATGAACCTGTGGCGTACCATGAATGGTTGGGTTTACGCTGGTTTTGCTGAAACCTACAAGCAACTGGGCGTTGATTTTGATAAATACTATTACGAATCAAACACCTACCTGTTAGGTAAGGATATTATTGAAGAAGGCCTTGAAAAAGGTGTGTTCTTCAAAAAAGAAGATAACTCGGTTTGGATTGACCTTACATCCGACGGGCTCGATGAAAAGCTGGTGCTTCGCGGCGACGGTACTTCGGTTTATATAACCCAGGATATGGGTACAGCCCAGCTTAAGTACAACGACTATCACATGGATAAATCCATCTATGTGGTGGGTAACGAGCAGGATTATCACTTTAAAGTATTGTTCCTGATATTGCAAAAATTGGGTAAAGTGGATGGTAATGGCTTGTTCCACCTGTCGTACGGTATGGTTGATCTGCCTTCGGGCAAAATGAAATCGCGCGAGGGAACGGTGGTTGATGCAGATGATTTGATGGCCGAAATGGAAGCGACTGCAAAGCAACAAACCGAAGAGATGGGCAAGGTAGAAGCTTTCAGTGAACAAGAAAAAACCGAACTTTACCATACCATTGGGATGGGGGCACTTAAGTACTTCCTGTTAAAGGTTGACCCTAAAAAACGTTTGTTATTTGACCCTAACGAATCGGTAGATTTTCAGGGCCATACCGGACCGTTTATTCAGTACACGCATGCGCGTATCAAATCGGTGTTAAGCAGGGCAGATTATCAGCCGCAAAGCAAGCCAACGGTTACAGAACTTGCCGGTGTTGAGCGCGACCTGATCGTATTGCTGGATAAATATCCCGAAACAGTTAAGGAGGCGGCGAAAGGTTATAGTCCGGCTATTATTGCTAACTATGTATACGAGCTTGCTAAAACCTACAATAAGTTTTACCACGAAAAATCGATACTACAGGCAGAAGACGAAGATTCGAAGCAATTCAGGTTAATCTTATCGGCTTCATCGGCCAAAGTGATCTCGAAAGGGATGAAATTGTTGGGAATAGAAGTGCCGGAAAGGATGTAG
- a CDS encoding DUF4272 domain-containing protein, with the protein MKKYKILFAGLAAFLFACNNSNKPQAQEPVTKPVEYVKPTAEQAERRRTSEAYCKLHEIPVYKNPNALFTDPESKVSIRTKDEIVNRALALMYLGIKSEGETKDKLDELDKKYHMSSNFTAKEKEYVNTAQPTAQQTADANWRYESLHVMLWALGYIDNLSYPDTVCNVYKDVKIIYDLSEEQFRAKAKLRSRKEILDQADLILRLHWACVSARLKNKAAPGKLDADIVSERHYALNWLINYMNQAWDDVTTDT; encoded by the coding sequence ATGAAAAAATATAAAATACTTTTTGCAGGATTGGCCGCGTTTTTATTCGCTTGTAATAACAGCAATAAGCCGCAGGCACAGGAACCGGTAACAAAGCCCGTTGAGTATGTGAAGCCCACTGCTGAACAGGCCGAACGGCGACGTACATCTGAAGCTTATTGCAAGCTCCATGAGATCCCGGTTTATAAAAATCCTAATGCGCTGTTTACCGATCCGGAAAGCAAGGTTTCTATCCGCACTAAAGATGAAATTGTAAATCGCGCCCTGGCATTAATGTATTTGGGCATTAAAAGCGAAGGGGAAACAAAGGATAAGCTTGATGAATTGGATAAGAAATATCACATGTCATCAAACTTTACAGCTAAAGAGAAGGAGTATGTCAATACGGCGCAGCCTACAGCACAACAAACTGCAGATGCCAACTGGCGATATGAAAGCCTGCACGTGATGCTTTGGGCATTGGGTTATATCGATAATTTATCATACCCGGATACCGTTTGCAATGTATACAAGGATGTAAAGATCATTTATGATTTAAGCGAAGAGCAATTCAGGGCGAAGGCGAAATTAAGAAGCAGGAAGGAAATTCTTGATCAGGCAGATCTTATTTTAAGGCTTCACTGGGCCTGCGTAAGCGCCCGCCTTAAAAATAAGGCTGCTCCCGGCAAACTCGATGCAGATATTGTAAGCGAACGTCACTACGCGCTAAACTGGCTCATTAACTACATGAACCAGGCCTGGGACGATGTAACAACCGATACCTGA